One Oncorhynchus masou masou isolate Uvic2021 chromosome 27, UVic_Omas_1.1, whole genome shotgun sequence genomic window carries:
- the LOC135516423 gene encoding zinc finger protein 16-like, with protein sequence MSRKRDHTFTETSLSPDPQNAFMDTPVSAALPDEDVLEFEPDEELLCSVSDITEHLGRNITVVLETALSEIRKMVSVRIRVLKMELREKTDEIEVLKTRLEVQIDGRDPYSGGMTTEVASVFRKADFHSGSKHNNNDHKKAKPAMPGVKKENINAICDYLMKDKNSRGAETDSDPSNPSSGSDRDSRHDPQPHSLNHLWPDSAIPDAGHGDGESDSATDDIFDMSLPSGSKRIHDYEWMTGVEYTSDLKGMREPKSESAKTPDEEDDEEGDESKEERNDGLEHPPAPLSHDTNSPNFPLHPQGSPGGEGDSSLEAHVARLEPGQQFTSHTYLCPLCGTFCPDSLFLEEHLKLIHGDTTGTHSALQSTSIAPLSLGEGSSDSKRGLAGLEGGSIPSGARGMGLARGGGVGGGVGTREKKVEGGYECGDCGRHFNYLGNLRQHQRIHTGEKPFICPECGEKFRHAARLKSHRLGHNGGQSPFPCPQCGKGFPVLSGLKRHQRVHTGESPYACQQCGRRFKELGNLYTHQRIHSGATPYCCQQCGRSFRHLGTYKSHRCTPTQ encoded by the exons ATGAGCCGCAAAAGAGACCACACTTTTACCGAAACAAGCCTTTCTCCCGACCCTCAAAACGCATTCATGGACACTCCGGTGTCTGCAGCGCTACCCGATGAAGATGTATTGGAATTCGAGCCTGACGAGGAGCTACTCTGCTCGGTGAGCGACATCACCGAACACCTTGGGAGAAACATAACAGTGGTGCTCGAGACTGCGTTGTCCGAAATCAGGAAAATGGTCAGCGTCAGGATACGGGTTCTGAAAATGGAGCTTCGGGAGAAAACGGACGAAATCGAAGTCTTAAAAACGAGACTAGAGGTGCAAATAGACGGTAGGGACCCGTATTCTGGAGGAATGACCACCGAGGTTGCATCTGTATTCAGGAAAGCAGACTTCCATTCAGGAAGCAAACACAACAACAACGACCACAAGAAAGCCAAACCAGCCATGCCTGGTGTGAAGAAAGAAAACATCAATGCCATTTGCGACTATCTGATGAAAGATAAGAATTCACGGGGTGCTGAAACGGACAGCGACCCGAGCAATCCTTCTTCTGGTAGCGACAGGGACAGCCGCCACGATCCCCAGCCGCACTCCCTCAACCATCTGTGGCCGGACAGTGCCATTCCTGACGCGGGGCATGGGGACGGGGAATCGGACTCGGCCACGGATGACATATTTGACATGTCGCTACCATCAGGAAGCAAGCGGATCCACGACTATGAGTGGATGACTGGGGTGGAGTACACGTCGGATTTGAAAG GTATGAGGGAGCCTAAATCGGAGAGTGCCAAAACACCAGATGAGGAAGATGATGAAGAGGGTGACGAGTCAAAAGAAGAAAGGAATGATGGATTGGAGcatcccccagcccctctctcccatGACACAAACAGCCCCAACTTTCCCCTGCACCCCCAGGGCTCTccaggaggggagggggacagttCTTTGGAGGCCCATGTGGCTCGACTAGAACCgg GTCAGCAGTTTACCTCCCACACATACCTCTGCCCACTGTGTGGAACCTTCTGCCCCGACTCCTTGTTCCTAGAGGAGCACCTCAAACTGATACACGGCGACACCACCGGCACCCACAGCGCCCTGCAGTCCACCTCCATTGCTCCCCTCTCCCTGGGAGAAGGTAGCAGTGACTCCAAGCGGGGGTTGGCGGGGCTTGAAGGAGGGAGCATTCCGTCTGGAGCTAGGGGGATGGGCCtagcaagaggaggaggagtcggGGGAGGAGTAGGGACGAGGGAGAAGAAAGTGGAAGGGGGTTACGAGTGTGGAGATTGCGGCCGCCATTTCAACTACCTGGGCAACCTGCGGCAGCACCAGCGCATTCACACGGGGGAGAAGCCCTTTATATGCCCAGAGTGTGGGGAGAAGTTCCGGCACGCTGCCCGATTGAAGAGTCACCGGCTGGGGCACAACGGTGGCCAGAGCCCCTTCCCCTGCCCACAGTGTGGGAAGGGCTTCCCGGTGCTCTCCGGCTTAAAGAGACACCAACGGGTACATACGGGGGAGAGTCCCTACGCGTGCCAGCAGTGTGGGCGGCGCTTCAAGGAGCTGGGTAACCTGTACACCCACCAGAGGATTCACAGTGGTGCCACACCCTACTGCTGCCAGCAGTGTGGGAGGAGCTTCCGCCACCTGGGCACCTACAAGAGCCACCGCTGCACCCCCACACAGTGA